Proteins found in one Pelobates fuscus isolate aPelFus1 chromosome 10, aPelFus1.pri, whole genome shotgun sequence genomic segment:
- the ADAT3 gene encoding probable inactive tRNA-specific adenosine deaminase-like protein 3 isoform X1 — MRRESEKLCVASGEGQAAPRAELDSGLYIDHHRKKILFYISWHTTEVQGQRRQILGLGRPPLAYQGMAPSSTWNAIPVLSLKEEKELKEEDSENGPPLTLFYAAPILDKKQTSRLSQILTVNRPFPDILRHLKRVRSCSSRLDILLFPSKDNELLSITLNDGDPAISKQVFCCDGDIRESKNVAEHKDFVQAPSMAAFFKDTSADLTGLGKPFLVSVPSKAPKSQKDQQAWAVYWPTTFHSKQHGVNVEENSGSEFMSEEEKARIGSNMCRALKAAQQSQANGVCGLGAAIVNPETGEVLALTSDQTEKTGKPFLHACMVAIDQVARRQGGGAYPNLFLENKECNVGEEPLNEMRNTIGADQKNFEKGKQSMWKYATVDEHEKRKRMEEQAPYLCTGYEVYVTQEPCVMCAMALLHSRVSRVYYGCNSPGGALGTSYRLHCNTGLNHRFLVYRGVMEDECQKLLN, encoded by the exons ATGCGGAGAGAGTCTGAGAAGCTGTGTGTGGCATCTGGAGAGGGTCAGGCTGCCCCCCGTGCTGAGCTTGATTCAGGGCTCTACATAGATCACCATAG gaaaaaaatattattttacatcTCGTGGCATACCACAGAGGTCCAGGGCCAGCGTAGACAAATTCTTGGTTTGGGAAGACCACCTTTGGCATACCAAG gtATGGCACCATCATCCACTTGGAATGCAATTCCAGTTCTCTCATTGAAAGAAGAAAAGGAACTTAAGGAAGAAGACTCAGAGAATGGACCTCCTTTAACATTGTTTTATGCTGCCCCCATTCTAGACAAAAAACAAACCTCCCGCCTTTCCCAGATCCTTACTGTTAACAGACCCTTTCCAGATATCCTACGCCATTTAAAGAGGGTGAGATCCTGTTCTTCTCGCCTTGATATCTTGCTTTTTCCATCCAAAGACAATGAGCTTTTGTCCATCACATTAAATGACGGAGATCCTGCCATATCCAAACAAGTTTTTTGTTGTGACGGTGACATTAGAGAATCTAAAAATGTAGCAGAACACAAAGATTTTGTACAAGCACCATCAATGGCAGCATTTTTTAAAGATACCAGCGCTGACTTGACTGGCTTGGGTAAACCTTTCTTAGTGTCCGTTCCCTCCAAGGCACCAAAAAGTCAAAAGGATCAGCAGGCTTGGGCTGTCTACTGGCCTACTACTTTTCATTCAAAGCAACATGGGGTAAATGTGGAAGAAAACAGTGGGTCGGAATTTATGTCGGAGGAGGAAAAAGCAAGGATTGGAAGTAATATGTGCAGAGCCCTGAAAGCTGCACAACAGAGCCAGGCCAATGGTGTATGTGGCTTAGGGGCAGCAATCGTCAATCCAGAAACTGGTGAGGTTTTGGCATTAACCAGTGATCAGACTGAGAAGACAGGAAAGCCATTCCTCCATGCATGTATGGTTGCAATAGATCAAGTAGCCAGAAGGCAAGGTGGAGGTGCATACCCCAATTTATTCCTTGAGAACAAGGAGTGCAATGTGGGAGAGGAACCTTTAAATGAAATGAGAAACACAATAGGGGCAGATCAAAAGAATTTTGAAAAAGGGAAACAAAGCATGTGGAAATATGCAACGGTAGATGAGCATGAGAAACGGAAGAGAATGGAGGAACAGGCGCCCTACTTATGCACGGGCTATGAGGTTTATGTTACACAAGAGCCGTgtgttatgtgtgctatggctctTCTCCACTCACGTGTGTCCCGTGTTTACTATGGCTGCAACTCCCCTGGAGGTGCTTTAGGAACCAGTTATCGACTTCACTGCAACACTGGCTTGAATCATCGGTTTTTAGTGTACCGAGGAGTCATGGAAGATGAGTGCCAAAAACTTTTGAATTAA
- the ADAT3 gene encoding probable inactive tRNA-specific adenosine deaminase-like protein 3 isoform X2 — protein sequence MAPSSTWNAIPVLSLKEEKELKEEDSENGPPLTLFYAAPILDKKQTSRLSQILTVNRPFPDILRHLKRVRSCSSRLDILLFPSKDNELLSITLNDGDPAISKQVFCCDGDIRESKNVAEHKDFVQAPSMAAFFKDTSADLTGLGKPFLVSVPSKAPKSQKDQQAWAVYWPTTFHSKQHGVNVEENSGSEFMSEEEKARIGSNMCRALKAAQQSQANGVCGLGAAIVNPETGEVLALTSDQTEKTGKPFLHACMVAIDQVARRQGGGAYPNLFLENKECNVGEEPLNEMRNTIGADQKNFEKGKQSMWKYATVDEHEKRKRMEEQAPYLCTGYEVYVTQEPCVMCAMALLHSRVSRVYYGCNSPGGALGTSYRLHCNTGLNHRFLVYRGVMEDECQKLLN from the coding sequence ATGGCACCATCATCCACTTGGAATGCAATTCCAGTTCTCTCATTGAAAGAAGAAAAGGAACTTAAGGAAGAAGACTCAGAGAATGGACCTCCTTTAACATTGTTTTATGCTGCCCCCATTCTAGACAAAAAACAAACCTCCCGCCTTTCCCAGATCCTTACTGTTAACAGACCCTTTCCAGATATCCTACGCCATTTAAAGAGGGTGAGATCCTGTTCTTCTCGCCTTGATATCTTGCTTTTTCCATCCAAAGACAATGAGCTTTTGTCCATCACATTAAATGACGGAGATCCTGCCATATCCAAACAAGTTTTTTGTTGTGACGGTGACATTAGAGAATCTAAAAATGTAGCAGAACACAAAGATTTTGTACAAGCACCATCAATGGCAGCATTTTTTAAAGATACCAGCGCTGACTTGACTGGCTTGGGTAAACCTTTCTTAGTGTCCGTTCCCTCCAAGGCACCAAAAAGTCAAAAGGATCAGCAGGCTTGGGCTGTCTACTGGCCTACTACTTTTCATTCAAAGCAACATGGGGTAAATGTGGAAGAAAACAGTGGGTCGGAATTTATGTCGGAGGAGGAAAAAGCAAGGATTGGAAGTAATATGTGCAGAGCCCTGAAAGCTGCACAACAGAGCCAGGCCAATGGTGTATGTGGCTTAGGGGCAGCAATCGTCAATCCAGAAACTGGTGAGGTTTTGGCATTAACCAGTGATCAGACTGAGAAGACAGGAAAGCCATTCCTCCATGCATGTATGGTTGCAATAGATCAAGTAGCCAGAAGGCAAGGTGGAGGTGCATACCCCAATTTATTCCTTGAGAACAAGGAGTGCAATGTGGGAGAGGAACCTTTAAATGAAATGAGAAACACAATAGGGGCAGATCAAAAGAATTTTGAAAAAGGGAAACAAAGCATGTGGAAATATGCAACGGTAGATGAGCATGAGAAACGGAAGAGAATGGAGGAACAGGCGCCCTACTTATGCACGGGCTATGAGGTTTATGTTACACAAGAGCCGTgtgttatgtgtgctatggctctTCTCCACTCACGTGTGTCCCGTGTTTACTATGGCTGCAACTCCCCTGGAGGTGCTTTAGGAACCAGTTATCGACTTCACTGCAACACTGGCTTGAATCATCGGTTTTTAGTGTACCGAGGAGTCATGGAAGATGAGTGCCAAAAACTTTTGAATTAA